Proteins encoded together in one Quercus lobata isolate SW786 chromosome 3, ValleyOak3.0 Primary Assembly, whole genome shotgun sequence window:
- the LOC115980810 gene encoding homoserine kinase-like, whose protein sequence is MGINQIGPKKYVAYIFVSFDFLGYAVDGLGDSVSLSVDSSVHLGQISISYISGNPCSKLNRNPLWNCAGIAAIEVMKMLRIRSIGLSLSLHKGLPLGSGLGSSATSVATGIVAINEIFGGKLGSEELVLARLKSEEKVSGYHADNVGPAGNLRLYSVFSC, encoded by the exons atgggcatcaaccAAATTGGACCCA AGAAATATGTAGCTTACATCTTTGTCAGCTTCGACTTCCTCGGTTATGCCGTTGATGGCCTTGGCGACTCCGTCTCCCTCTCTGTCGACTCCTCCGTCCACCTTGGCCAGATCTCCATCTCCTATATCTCCGGCAACCCTTGCTCCAAGCTCAACCGTAACCCTCTTTGGAATTGTGCTGGCATTGCCGCCATCGAGGTAATGAAGATGCTCAGAATCCGATCCATCGGcctttccctctctctccaCAAAGGCCTTCCTTTAGGTTCCGGACTTGGATCCAGTGCCACTAGCGTCGCCACCGGCATAGTCGCCATCAACGAGATTTTTGGTGGGAAACTTGGCTCTGAGGAGCTCGTACTAGCGAGATTGAAATCGGAGGAGAAGGTTTCGGGTTATCATGCTGATAATGTTGGCCCGGCGGGAAATTTGAGACTGTACTCTGTGTTtagttgctga